Part of the Catalinimonas alkaloidigena genome is shown below.
AATTACTATTTCTATTCCGGTATCTATCCTGGCATTGACCATTAGAGGATCTAGCCCAAACATACGGCCTGTCATCTGCCTGAAAGTAGTACTAAGCGTAGGGACAACACTACTGATAACCACCTGTTTGACCTTATCAAAGTTTTCCCGCCCATTTAACAGGAGTGAGCGAAAAAGCACTTCATACTCATCTGAGGTTTTGTCAGTAACTGTATTGAGTCGCCAATGCTCTTGCCAGTCACCTTCAAAGATTCCGAATGCAATATTTGAATTACCTATATCTATCGCTAAAAGCATAAAAAATTCTTTAATAAACAATGCTCAATATGTGATGTTCCTTTAATAAACCCAAAATCAAGACGATGGTTGTTGAAGAGAATCGCATCATTACTATGAGTTATGAGTTGAGAGAAGCTAATGCTTCTGGACAGGTATTAGAAGTTATGGATATTGCTTACCCTTTCATTTTTTATTACAAATCTACGGGCATATTAAATAGCTTTCAGGAAAACCTTCGCGGTATAGCTTCCGGTGAAAACTTTGAATTTGTACTGTCGGCAGAAGAAGCTTATGGTCCATATAAAGAGTCCAGCATTGTTCCCATACCGATTGAACGCTTTGTTGTAGATGATGAGATGGCGGATTCTATCCGTGATGTAGGAGATTATGTATCGGTAACAGATGAAGAGGGAAATACGCAAAATGGTAAAGTGGTGGAGAAAAGTGCTACACACCTTAAAGTAGACCTCAACCATGCAATGGCTGGCAAAGACCTTCACTTTAAAGGAAGAATTTTGAATATCCGAAAAGCTAAAGTTGATGAATCCGTGCAGAAAAGATACATCATGCCCGATGGAATTCGGTTTTAGGTGATTCTTATTACATTTGTGCGGCAAACATTTATCATAACCGTACTATGTGTTTTAAGCATTTTCTTTTCGCCTGTATTATTCTTTTTTGTTCTCAAAGCCTCTCAGCTCAAATTCTCAATGTTGAGAAATCTCGCCTTAGCGGAGATTCAGTAAACTATTTTTTAGGTAGTCTGGGTTTATCATTCAATACCAACAACCGCAGTATCGATGATGATGGTGAAACAGTTTCGTTCATTGGCCTTACTGCTAACTCCGATTTTGGTTATATCTCTGAATTACATAGCTTCCTGATCATCAGTCAGTTTAACTATACCGCTACCTCGGATGACCCGATCAATAGCACCGGATACGGTCATTTTCGCATTAATTTTTTACGTAAGCGCTCTGTATCTTATGAGACCTTTACCCAGGTGCAGTATGACCAGGGAAGAGGTATGCAGATACGGTGGTTAGGAGGTGGAGGCTTACGTTTCAGGCTAAAAAGTACCGAAAAAAATAGTATCTACGCCGGCATAGGAGCTATGTATGAAGAAGAGATCTGGGATTATCCTGGCCCTAGTGAGGCGGAGTTTACTACGCGCATCTGGAAATCATCCAATTATCTTTCAGGAAGGTTTAAGCTGAATGATCATATCAACCTGAACCTGATTACTTACTATCAAACCGGCTATGACTTTGATGCAGAAATTTTCAGACATAGAGTGAACGCTGATTTAAACTTACTCATCAATGTAACTTCAAAACTCTCACTTCAGACCAGCGCATTTATTGGCTATGAAAATGAGCCGGTAGTTCCCATCACCAAAACTATTTACTCCATCAGTAATGGTGTGATTCTAAGCTTTTAGAAAAAAAAAGGACTGTCTTTTCAGACAGTCCCTGCATTTATTAGCTTACTAAAATTTACTCTTTCTTTTCTTTCTCCATTTTTTTCTTCTTATGGCTTAAAGTAAGTTCTTCACTTTTGCCATCATAGTCGGCCACGATAATATCAGTTGGCTCTACATCGCCTTTGAGAATTTCTTCTGCTACAGCATCTTCAAGATATTTCTGTATCGCTCTGTTAAGTGGACGCGCCCCGTACTGAGGATCATAGCCTTTATCAGCAATGAAGTCTTTTGCTTTCTTCGTTAACTCAATGGTATAACCAAGTGCTGTTACACGAGCAAACAACTTACCAAGCGTGATGTCAATGATCTGGTGAATATCTCCTCTCTTCAGAGAGTTAAATACAATCACGTCATCAAGCCTGTTCAGGAACTCAGGGCTGAAAGTTTTCTTCAATGCATTCTGAATTGTAGACTTCATGATCTCGTCCATATTCTCCTGCTTTGATTGCGTAGAGAAACCTATGCCTGCTCCAAAATCTTTGAGATCTCTGGCACCGATGTTAGAAGTCATGATAATGATCGTATTCCGGAAATCTACTCTTCTTCCTAAACCGTCGGTCAGAATACCATCGTCCAGTACCTGCAACAACAGATTAAAGACATCAGGGTGTGCTTTCTCAATCTCATCAAGCAATACCACACTGTAAGGTTTTCTCCTTACTTTTTCGGTAAGTTGTCCCCCTTCCTCATAACCTACATATCCGGGAGGCGCTCCTACCAGACGTGATACGGAGAATTTCTCCATGTACTCACTCATGTCTATTCTGATCAGCGCATCTTCCTTGTCAAACAGATAAGTTGCCAAAACTTTCGCAAGTTCAGTTTTACCTACTCCTGTTGGTCCTAAGAACACAAAAGTACCTATCGGCTTCTGAGGGTCTTTCAGCCCTACGCGGGTTCTTTGAATGGCCTTCGTAAGCTTATTGATCGCGTCTTCCTGACCAATTACCTTGCCTTTCAGTTCACCACCCATACCTAGCAGTTTCTGGCTTTCGTTCTGTGCCACTCTGCTGGTAGGAATACCCGTCATCATCGCAATAACTTCCGCTACGTTTTCTTCATCAACCGTATAACGCTTGGTACGCGTTTCTTCCTCCCACTTTTGTTTGGCACTTTCCAGTTGATCCAGCAACTTCTTCTCACGATCGCGCAACTGGGCAGCCTCCTCATACTTCTGGCTTTTTACGACACGGTTTTTCTCAACCTTGATGTTTTCAATCGCCTCTTCCAGTTTTACAATCTCATCAGGTACATGGATATTGTTAATATGTACACGTGCGCCAGCCTCATCTAACACATCAATTGCTTTATCGGGGAGAAAACGATCACTAATGTAGCGGTCCGATAGGCTTACACAAGCGTCCAGCGCTTCCTGCGTGTAATTCACATGGTGATGACTTTCATACTTATCCTTGATATTATTCAGGATTTGCATGGTTTCTTCCGGAGAAGTTGCATCTACCATTACCACCTGGAACCTACGGGCTAAAGCACCATCTTTTTCAATGTACTGACGATACTCATCCAAAGTAGTAGCACCGATGCATTGAATCTCTCCTCTGGCAAGTGCAGGTTTGAACATATTAGAAGCATCCAGCGAACCGGAAGCACCTCCCGCACCTACAATAGTATGCAGCTCATCTATGAAAAGAATAACGTCGGGAGACTTTTCAATTTCATTCATTACTGCTTTCATACGCTCTTCAAACTGGCCACGGTATTTGGTACCTGCTACCAAAGATGCAAGATCCAAGGTCACCACTCTTTTATTGAAGAGTACACGAGATACTTTTTTCTGAGTAATTCGCAAGGCCAGTCCTTCAGCGATGGCAGTTTTACCAACACCTGGTTCACCTATCAAAATAGGGTTGTTCTTCTTTCTACGGCTGAGAATTTGAGCCACGCGCTCAATCTCCTTCTCTCTTCCTACAATAGGATCCAGTTTGTCTTCATCAGCCAGCTTGGTAAGGTCGCGGCCAAAGTTATCCAGTACAGGTGTTCTGGATTTTTCAGAACCTTTTGACTCTCGTCCTGAGCTTGAACCACCAAAGATACGGCTGGAAGAATCTTCATCGCTATCATCAGTATCAGAAGAAGCCATGGGATTCTCTGTCTGGTATTCCAAAAGTTCTTTTACGACATCATAATTGACATCAAATTTCTCAAGAATCTGTGTAGCGATATTATCTTCATCTCTCAGGATAGAGAGCAACAAATGCTCAGTTCCGATCAACTGGCTCTTGAATATTTTAGCTTCAAGGTATGTGATTTTTAATACCTTCTCTGACTGTCTTGTCAAAGGAATATTGGCCAGGTTTTTTACATTGCCCGTGGCAGTACCTTTGGTAGCCTGCTCTACTGCATTTCTGAGCTCATCAAGAGATACACCCAGTTTTTTCAGCAAGCTAACCGCTACTCCCTCTCCCTCTCTGATCATGCCAAGTAGCAAGTGCTCCGTACCAATATAATCATGTCCTAAGCGGAGAGCCTCCTCTCTACTCAGGGATATTACTTCTTTCACTCTATTAGAAAATTTAGCTTCCATACACTAAGGAATTATAAGTAAGTCGCCGGGGCGCCAGTCTGGCAAAACCCGGTCGGAAATCGTTAATTTGACTTATCCTGCTTACGAGCAAGATAAAAATTTTGTACTAGAAATCAACAAGTCTAGGAAAGCAAATGTTCAACGAAAGGTGAGGGAAGATTGCTCTAAAATCACATTGGCATTTGCACCTTCACAAAACAGCAAATCTATTACACTAAGATTAGGAACAAAGTTTTTGCCAAAAACCTGATTGTATGCTTTATACTCACCTTTTTTATCACCAGGGGGTACAGAATTTACATCTATTTGTCCTCTTAGGTCAACCCACTGGCTCTCAGGAGCTTTCACGTATGAACTTGTCAATTCTATTTCTTTACCATGCCAATTGAGCAGTTCAAGACACTTTGTCAGTAAATCTAAATTCAGGTCTATCAAAAACTTGTATTTACTGTATAAAATGTCATGGAAGTAATCAGCAAAAAAATCAAAAAAAGGAGATTTACCATAAGCAGACCTGATAGCTCTCCAATGATTGTTTTGCCAGTGTTGCGAATAGCTCACCCTTATGTCTTTCACCTTAGTTTTAACCCCGTCTTTGCTAACTGGTATACTTAGGATTTGCACCTTATTAGCCGTGAGAATATAAGCACGATTCCGATAAGTTTGCTTGGTATAATTTTCATTTACCTCAAGCATAATTTTCCGAAACTTCTGCAGATGAACGAAATAAGCGATGCATGGCAGATAATGCAACTCTGTCAAAACAGTATCTGCTGTTGAATGATTCATTCTTCTGCCCAGATTACATAAAAGGCGCCAGATCGCCCATTCCTTCCCGCACAATTTTCACTTCGTAATCATCAGTACAGTCCACCACAGTAGATGCGGTGTTATTTCCAGGGCCGCCATCTATAATAATATCTACCAGATTGCTGAACTTTTCATAGATCAAAGTCGGGTCGGTGGAGTATTCTATAATCTCATCATCATCATGGATAGAGGTGGTAATAATCGGGTTGCCCAGTCCTTTGACTATCTCGCAGGGAATATTATGATTCGGAATCCTGATCCCTACAGTTTTCTTTTTAGAATCTATCACCTTAGGTACTTTACTACTGGACCGCAGGATGAAAGTATAAGGACCGGGCAATGTTTTTTTCATCAGCTTAAAAGTAGGTGTAGGCAGGTTTTTGACATACTCGGAGATATGACTCAGGTCGTTACAGATAAACGAAAAATTATTTTTAGAGGAATCTACCCCTTTGATGCGAGCTACTCGCTCCACAGCGTCTTTGTTGTAAATATCACAGCCAATTCCATAGACAGTATCTGTGGGGTAAATCACTACTCCCCCCTGACGTAGTACATCTATGACCTTATCAATTTTTCTTTTTTCAGGATTTTCAGGGTGTATCTTCAAAAGCTCTGCTTTCATAAATAAAATAAGTTTGGATTGACTAATAAAAGATAGCTTAAGTTAAACTAAGTATCGGGTAAATGATGTTTGTTGTATTCAAGCATTTTACGTAAAGTTTTATCAAAAACTACATGCTCATCACAAGATTATTAAAAACAACTGATCAAAAATGTCCTTCTCGGACAAATTACTAATTTTGCTGGTGTTATAAAATGAGCGTTAGTGTTTCTTGAGTCACAATATTTGTTTTATCAATCTATATACGACTTAGTTCACTAACAAAGAAAGGATATCAAATAAATACGAATGAAAAGAAATAAAATACTGATTGTAGGGCTGATAGTATTCACAGTAGTAATAGTATCTTTTTCCTTTTATGCCTACCAGATGTTTATGTCGCCCAACATACTGGTAGATAAGTCAGAAAGAGAAGTGCTCATACCGACCGGCTCCACTTTTGACGAGGTGCGTGATATGCTATATGAGGAAGGCTATGTGAATGATCTGCTGTCATTTAGTGTGCTTTCCAAACTCATGAAGTACGACCAGTACGTAAAACCAGGCCGTTACATTCTGAGTCCTGATATGTCTAACCTGGAAGCTATCCGATATTTACGTTCCGGCAAACAAGTGCCGGTGGACGTAACTTTTAACAATGTACGACTTAAGCCTGAGCTCGCTGAAAAGCTTACTTCCAACCTGGAAGCAGATGCCGACGAGTTTTTAAGACTTATACAGGACTCTTCTGTAATCGCGCAATATGGCTTTTCGGAAGAAAACATCATGACAATGTTTCTGCCCAATACGTATGAGATGTTTTGGACAACGCAGGAGCAGGAACTTTTAGAACGCATGCACCAGGAGTATCAGCGGTTCTGGAGCGAGGAGCGCCTCGCCAAAGCCAAAGCGCTCAATATGACGCCTGTGGAAGTTTCTATACTAGCGTCAATTGTAGAATCAGAAACCAACAAAATGGATGAAGCACCTATAGTCGCTGGTTTGTACCTAAACCGCTTGGACCGCAATATCGCCCTACAGGCTGATCCTACTCTTGTATTTGCCGCTCAGGATTTTACCATTCGCCGGGTTCTGGACAAGCATAAAGAAATTGACTCTCCTTACAATACTTACAAATATACCGGCCTCCCTCCCGGCCCTATACGTGCGCCCTCTATTCAGGCGATCAACGCTGTACTTAACCATAAAGAACACAACTACTTATATATGTGTGCAAAAGAGGACTTTTCCGGTTATCATAATTTTGCCACTAACCTCCAAACCCATTTGGCAAATGCCCGACGCTATCAGCGTGCCCTGAGTCAGGCAGGTATTTACAATTAAGCTATGTACAAGCACACTACGCAGATCAGAGTTCGCTACGGGGAAACCGATCAAATGGCTTATGTCTATTATGGCAATTATGCTTCCTACTTTGAAGTAGCACGTGTAGAGGCATTAAGGCAACTGGGCATGAGCTATAAAGAGTTGGAAGACGAGGGCATTATGATGCCTGTATTAGAAAATCACTCTTACTATCATCACCCCGCTGTATACGATGATTTACTCAGCATAGAAGTCAGTATCAAAGACATGCCATCCGTAAGGATAAGTTTTTCTTATCGTATTGTTAATGAAGCAGGTAAACTCGTGCACTCAGGCGACACCAAGCTTGCTTTCATGAGAGCAGATACCAAGCGTCCTTGCAGGCCTCCGGAAAAGATGCTGGCTTTACTCAGGCCTTTTTTTGAATAATCTTCCCTAAAATTAAAAATTCTCCCTTATAGCGTTTGTCATTAAAATGAAAAACTTTACATTTGCATTCTCGTTCACCAAAGCGTATATCTACACAGAGAGTTGGCGGAGTGGTCGAACGCGCCGGTCTTGAAAACCGGAGACCTTCACGGGTCCGGGGGTTCGAATCCCTCACTCTCTGCAGGGTCCTGAACCTAAAGCGCATCTTACAGCAAAGCCCTTTAAATCATATGATTTTGAGGGCTTTTTTTTTCTTCAGGATATCAAATAAAACCAAACAAACACAAATCATTCGGTGACCTTTTTTAGTTTTTTATTCCTATAAATTGTAGTTCATTGATTTGTATTGGCAGATGTCAAAATAAAGCAAATTAATGAAATTTGATCATCTGATCATGAGGCTATGTACTTTGGAATAAGCTTATTTCTTTCCATTACCGATAGAAGCTTCTTGAAAATCACAGTTTTTTATTCTCAACCTTTGACTCTCAGATACAGTATGCGCTGGGGTATCAACTGAAGAATCCTACGCTGATGAAAGCTGAGTGGATGAAGAGTTAAATGAGGAGTTTATGCAATGAATCAAGACAAAATCTTTGAACTTTAGGCTTACAAGTATTCAATCAGGTTTGAGATGATTCACTGATTTCATACGTCCTTTAACATAAACTGAAATTATTGTACTTGAAATTTTTATGTTTTTAGCTGTGTATTTTATATTAATTAACCATCCTTGCTCTCCCCTGCTTTATGATTGCCACCTTGAGCAATCAATTTTCCACTATGTATACTCATCTAAATAATTCAAGTTGCTACCTATGAAGGAAAGTGTTACCGTATGGCAGAAGATCGTATTTTTGAGGTTACCACACTTCAAGCCATCGATACTTATGCTCAACGATAACACTGTTGCAATATAGGTGATTCTGGATGGCATTCTTCAAACGATTGACCCTCATGAAGATGCTCAACGCCAAGTGAATGATGCTTTGATTCTGACTACTGCCCTGATTGCTGCCTGGTATTTTGGCCGTAATTGGACCACAGCCCTGAGTTACATACGTGCTCATCACTGCTCTTACATGTTAAGTTCATCCCGATTCAATCGGCGCTTACATAGTATCGCCTTAGTGGCAGAATACTGCTTCCGCTTGTTGGGATGGGTTTTTAAAGCAGCTAATTTTAGGCAACGCTATCTGTTAGATACTTTTCCGGTACGCGTATGTCATAACATCCGCATTGCTCGTTGTCGGTTATTGCAAGGAGAGGATTATCGGGGCAAGAATACTTCCAAACGTGAATATTTTTATGGCTATAAAGTAGCTTTATTAACAAACGAAGAAGGCTTACCTGTAGAATTAGCTTTCTTACCAGGTGCTTACAGCGACCATTCTGCCTTAGCCCGCTTAGATTTTGACCTTCCTCATGGTAGTATTGTTTGGCAAGATGCTGGATTTACTGATTATGTATGGCCGGCACCGGTGGGAAGATTTTTACCAACAAGAAGAACATATTGAGTTTGCTACACAGCGTAAAAAAAACTCTCAACGTGGCGATAGTTTTGTAGATGCCATAGCTAAAAAATACAACCGGAAAAAGATAGAAACCGGGCCACGGCGGCTATCTTTAGTGAAATCACGGCTCGATTTGCCAAGAAACTACATGCTGTAACCATAGAAGGCTTTCAATACAAAGTATTTTTAACAATTATGGCTTATAGCTTGGTCAAATATATTCAATTATAAGTAGCAACTTAGATTAATTAGCATAAGCTAAAACTCTTGGAGTTCTCTACACCCAAGGAGTTTTTAATGAAAGCAGTACCAGTGCACGTATGGCTGCTGCTCAAGCACCCTGTGACATTTTATTCCTTGATTTAGGTCCACTTTCCCTGGATTTGCTTGGGCTGACTGTAGATTTATCAGAAATTGTGCTGGATATCAATGCCGTTTCTGGTTCTGGAAATTTACTGGATAATTTACTTTGTGCAGTGGCTGGCCTATTGGATGCTGGAGGGCTCCTTTCAGATCTCATTGGTAGTCTTACTGGCCTTCTCGATATTCTCAATCAGATAAATGATAATTTCTAGAAGGCGAGATTTAACCTAAATCTCGCCTTTTTTATTGTCACGATCGCTTACTACTCTTCACCTCTTCATCACAATCTGCTATTCAATCCTACTTTCTTCATTTACATTTCATTCTTCAGATTTTGATAGTCCTTTTCAGGGTATTTACAAGATCCATCTTTTGCTGATCCAACTGCCCTTTATTTAGGGATTTTACAAGAACCTTTTACTGAAAACCCGGTTATTTTGATTCAGCATTTTTAGCGTTGATCCATTGATGGGGATAGAATTTTTTGATATTAAATTTTAATGGAAAGCTATATAATCAGCATCACAGTCATTGGTACTGCCGCATTGGGTATGACATGGATACCTAGCTTAACTAAAAAGTTAAACATATCCTACTCTATTATCTTTCTCTTATTTGGCGTCATCATTTACAGTGTTATAGATAATTTACCATGGCCGAACCCTTATCGGGAGCAGGATTACACCGTACACCTTACAGAGTTGATAGTCATTGTGGCATTAATGGGAACAGGGCTAAAGATAGATCATCCTTTTTCATTCAAAGAGTGGAAAATTCCTTTTCGTCTGGTAACCATCACTATGCTGTTTTGTATAGCCAGCATGGTAGTATTGGGTGTATGGGGCTTAGGATTTGATCTTGCATCAGCAGTATTATTAGGAGCTGTACTTGCTCCCACTGACCCTGTTTTAGCTTCAGACGTTCAGGTAGGTCCACCCAATGAAGGAGAAAATGATGTGGTGCGATTTTCATTGACGGCTGAGGCAGGGCTTAATGACGGAATGGCTTTTCCTTTTACCTGGCTGGCTATTATACTTGCTATAGTGTCACAGACCGGCGAACCTTGGTTAGGAGAGTGGCTATGGAGAGATGTATTATATCGACTCTTTGCAGGAGTAGGGCTAGGTTTTTTACTGGCAAGGCTGATCACCTATCTTTTTTTTCATCTGCCGGACAAATATAAAATGCTACATGTGAGAGATGGTTTAGTAGCTGTTTCTGCTACTCTATTTATTTATGGGGTTACAGAACTAGCACATGGGTATGGTTTCATGGCTGTATTTGTAGCTGCTGTCACGATCAGAAATTATGAGATAAAACATGAGTATCATCAAACTTTACATTCTTTCACCGACCAGATAGAGCGTATCTTACTGGCTGTGCTTTTAACTTTGTTTGGAGGTAGTTTGGTAGCAGGAATTTTAAATAATCTTAGCTGGAATATGGCACTCATAGGTTTAGGTTTCGTACTCATCATACGTCCTTTGGGGGGATTAATAGGTATGCTGGGCATACCCATTAAAATGAGAGAGAAAATAGCAATTGGTTTTTTTGGGATCAAGGGGATTGGTTCTTTCTTTTACCTTGCATTTGCCTTGAATGAAACAGATTTCGTACATCAAGGAGAGCTATGGTCTATGACCGCCTTTATTGTACTTATCTCTATTTTGTTGCATGGCCTCACAGCTTCCATTACTATGAAAAAACTTAAGCTCAGGTATATCACTGAACAAGAAAGTGAGAAGCAGAAAGAGCATAAAAGTAAAAAGGAATTTTATTCCTAAACATGAAAACTGTAACAATGCAAAAGACATAAGTGACTACAATTGATCAATATTATCTTATACATTTTTCAATTTACGGCAGCAGATAATTATTCAAATTTTTTTTGTCTTGTCCTGTGTTAAAAAGGTCCCTTTTCATACTAAAGGTTGTTAAAGGACGACTCAGGCATTAAAGTAAAGTTTAAATTCTGTCCCTTCTACATGCCTGTGGAAACGTTTAAACATAGTAAACAACTTTGCCTGGTGAGCGATACTTGATAGCATTACTTAGCAGATTATATAGGATACTTCTCAGGTTTACCTTGGCAAAGGTCAGTTCTCGCACCTGCAAATCTTCACTAATCTTGACTTTAGTACTCGTAACTAAGTGGCGTATCTCTTCTTTTGCTTCCTCTAGCACCTCTTTGAAAGAAACGACCTCCTCTACTTCCTCCATATTCCTCTGAGCCTTGGTCATTTCAATAAGGCTCTCTATGGTATTTTGTAGCCTTAATCCCGAAGTACTCATCTTCTCAACAATTTGATTTTCAGCCTCATTGAGCTTCGGACTTATAATTCTTTCTACCAAAGAAAGTAATCCTTCCAAATTGCTAATAGGAGCTCTGAGATCGTGTGAGGCTGTATAAACAAAGTTGTCCAGGTCTGTATTTACTTTGTGCAACTCCCTCATCAGTGCTTCATTACTGACACGTTCACTTAAATCCGTGTGATTTTTGTATAACCTATATGCTGGTTTTGATGATTATATATGGTAGTAATAATCTCATTAGCCCAGAATTGGGCTACCATCTTTTCTCACTCTCCATCCTTCTTCCTCAAACTTACCTTCCTTTCTGGCTACTTTTAGTTCATATGCAGGATGATTTCGCTTCATCGCCTCTTCAGGATAGAATATAGAAAAGTGTTGATCGATGATTTCTTCTTTGCTATAACCTTTCAGGTTTTCTACTCCAGTATTCCAGGTGGAAATATATCCTTGAGGATTCAGCATAAAAACGGCATAATTTTTCACACTATTGATCAATAGGCTATACCTGGCTTCGCTTTCTTCTAAAAGCTTTTTGGCTCTTATAGAAGGCGGCTTACTCACGGCTCATCTTTTAACATCTAATCCATAGATAAAAAATTAAGCAAGTAATCTTTATGAAGACAAAGATAGGAAATATATTCCTTTTTGATTTGTCCTCCCCAATATGTGTTTGATAGCCAGTAGATCAGATCAGTTCATCCCATTCAAACTGCTACTTACAAATGCAAGGAGGAAATATAGACTAGACAATGCTTAACATTTTTTCTTTGGTTAGAGGTTTATTAAGCACCTCTTTAATACCTAAGGTGGCTAATCTTTGTAGATCCCTGCTATGCTTTGATGAGGTGAGAACAATTATTCTGTATTTAGAAGCTTTACCAACATCCAACTGCTGAAATGCTTCTATAAAATCAAAACCATCCAAATGAGGCATGTTCAAGTCTAGTAAGATCAAATCAGAACCTTTATCCTGAGAACTTTCGTTCTTAATGAGGGATAGTGCATTTTCTGCCTCTGTGAATATTTCCACCTGATGTGCCACTTTTAACTCAGTAATGATATGCTCATTAACAAAATTTGTGATGGGATCATCATCGATAAGAAAGATTCTTTCAAGCATATTAACCTCAGTATTTTCTGTAAATTCTTTCTTCTATAGCAAGTTATAAAAACAGAATTACAATAAATTTGCCTTTCTGCATAAGAATAAGATTATAAGGAGAATTCTGGGTGGTTTTGAGTACTTATTGCTACACCCTCATCCGATCAGGCTACACAAGCCTACCAATTAAACATATTAGATTGATTGCAATACTCACTTATTTTAAACACTACTTTCCATGAAATGCATTACATAAAAAGCTTTTTAAACTATTCTTTGCTTAAGTGTACCACCTCTACTGGCCAGGTAAAACAGAATCTTGAGCCAGTATTCCATTGAATAGCATCCTCTATCCATATATTTCCCCCTTTTTCATTGACTATTTTTTTTACGATAGCCAGACCAATACCTGTACTATCCACGTCTTTTTTCTTTTGCAGGATAGTAAACATATTAAATACGGCTTCACGTTTATTTAAAGGAATTCCCATTCCATTATCCTCTACAAAATATATGAGCTCTCCTTCCGCTGTTTCTTCAAAACCTACCTTTACTCTTCCTTCTTCTTTATCATTATATTTGATAGCATTGGATAAAAGATTACTCAACACCTGGTCTATAAAAACCTCTTCCGTAAAAAGAATC
Proteins encoded:
- a CDS encoding acyl-CoA thioesterase — protein: MYKHTTQIRVRYGETDQMAYVYYGNYASYFEVARVEALRQLGMSYKELEDEGIMMPVLENHSYYHHPAVYDDLLSIEVSIKDMPSVRISFSYRIVNEAGKLVHSGDTKLAFMRADTKRPCRPPEKMLALLRPFFE
- the mltG gene encoding endolytic transglycosylase MltG — protein: MKRNKILIVGLIVFTVVIVSFSFYAYQMFMSPNILVDKSEREVLIPTGSTFDEVRDMLYEEGYVNDLLSFSVLSKLMKYDQYVKPGRYILSPDMSNLEAIRYLRSGKQVPVDVTFNNVRLKPELAEKLTSNLEADADEFLRLIQDSSVIAQYGFSEENIMTMFLPNTYEMFWTTQEQELLERMHQEYQRFWSEERLAKAKALNMTPVEVSILASIVESETNKMDEAPIVAGLYLNRLDRNIALQADPTLVFAAQDFTIRRVLDKHKEIDSPYNTYKYTGLPPGPIRAPSIQAINAVLNHKEHNYLYMCAKEDFSGYHNFATNLQTHLANARRYQRALSQAGIYN
- a CDS encoding WbqC family protein, which translates into the protein MNHSTADTVLTELHYLPCIAYFVHLQKFRKIMLEVNENYTKQTYRNRAYILTANKVQILSIPVSKDGVKTKVKDIRVSYSQHWQNNHWRAIRSAYGKSPFFDFFADYFHDILYSKYKFLIDLNLDLLTKCLELLNWHGKEIELTSSYVKAPESQWVDLRGQIDVNSVPPGDKKGEYKAYNQVFGKNFVPNLSVIDLLFCEGANANVILEQSSLTFR
- a CDS encoding ATP-dependent Clp protease ATP-binding subunit, with amino-acid sequence MEAKFSNRVKEVISLSREEALRLGHDYIGTEHLLLGMIREGEGVAVSLLKKLGVSLDELRNAVEQATKGTATGNVKNLANIPLTRQSEKVLKITYLEAKIFKSQLIGTEHLLLSILRDEDNIATQILEKFDVNYDVVKELLEYQTENPMASSDTDDSDEDSSSRIFGGSSSGRESKGSEKSRTPVLDNFGRDLTKLADEDKLDPIVGREKEIERVAQILSRRKKNNPILIGEPGVGKTAIAEGLALRITQKKVSRVLFNKRVVTLDLASLVAGTKYRGQFEERMKAVMNEIEKSPDVILFIDELHTIVGAGGASGSLDASNMFKPALARGEIQCIGATTLDEYRQYIEKDGALARRFQVVMVDATSPEETMQILNNIKDKYESHHHVNYTQEALDACVSLSDRYISDRFLPDKAIDVLDEAGARVHINNIHVPDEIVKLEEAIENIKVEKNRVVKSQKYEEAAQLRDREKKLLDQLESAKQKWEEETRTKRYTVDEENVAEVIAMMTGIPTSRVAQNESQKLLGMGGELKGKVIGQEDAINKLTKAIQRTRVGLKDPQKPIGTFVFLGPTGVGKTELAKVLATYLFDKEDALIRIDMSEYMEKFSVSRLVGAPPGYVGYEEGGQLTEKVRRKPYSVVLLDEIEKAHPDVFNLLLQVLDDGILTDGLGRRVDFRNTIIIMTSNIGARDLKDFGAGIGFSTQSKQENMDEIMKSTIQNALKKTFSPEFLNRLDDVIVFNSLKRGDIHQIIDITLGKLFARVTALGYTIELTKKAKDFIADKGYDPQYGARPLNRAIQKYLEDAVAEEILKGDVEPTDIIVADYDGKSEELTLSHKKKKMEKEKKE
- a CDS encoding FKBP-type peptidyl-prolyl cis-trans isomerase: MVVEENRIITMSYELREANASGQVLEVMDIAYPFIFYYKSTGILNSFQENLRGIASGENFEFVLSAEEAYGPYKESSIVPIPIERFVVDDEMADSIRDVGDYVSVTDEEGNTQNGKVVEKSATHLKVDLNHAMAGKDLHFKGRILNIRKAKVDESVQKRYIMPDGIRF
- a CDS encoding DUF481 domain-containing protein; translated protein: MCFKHFLFACIILFCSQSLSAQILNVEKSRLSGDSVNYFLGSLGLSFNTNNRSIDDDGETVSFIGLTANSDFGYISELHSFLIISQFNYTATSDDPINSTGYGHFRINFLRKRSVSYETFTQVQYDQGRGMQIRWLGGGGLRFRLKSTEKNSIYAGIGAMYEEEIWDYPGPSEAEFTTRIWKSSNYLSGRFKLNDHINLNLITYYQTGYDFDAEIFRHRVNADLNLLINVTSKLSLQTSAFIGYENEPVVPITKTIYSISNGVILSF
- a CDS encoding L-threonylcarbamoyladenylate synthase, whose translation is MKAELLKIHPENPEKRKIDKVIDVLRQGGVVIYPTDTVYGIGCDIYNKDAVERVARIKGVDSSKNNFSFICNDLSHISEYVKNLPTPTFKLMKKTLPGPYTFILRSSSKVPKVIDSKKKTVGIRIPNHNIPCEIVKGLGNPIITTSIHDDDEIIEYSTDPTLIYEKFSNLVDIIIDGGPGNNTASTVVDCTDDYEVKIVREGMGDLAPFM